A single window of Ignavibacteriota bacterium DNA harbors:
- a CDS encoding PD40 domain-containing protein, producing MKIKILLFSIIFSNLILAQFGKNRVQYRDHDWYYIQTKHFDIYFSQEGDDAAEFTAQAAEQSLEDIQKKLNYQLNNRISLVVYNSHNEFQETNTTDGYLSQGIGGFTEPFKNRVVFPFEGSYSKYKHVIHHELVHAVMRDMLYGGTIQNIIAKGITLQLPTWYHEGMAEYLSSGWETNSDMFIRDAIINEYLPDINRLDGYFAYRGGQALFKYIADTYGEEKIADLLQNIKGKGNVVAGFKSSIGIDLEELNDKWKKEVKRNFWPEIASRKDPDEFAKRLTDNKKLGGFYNISPAISPQGDKIVFISDRNIYFDVYLMNSFDGEEIKKVIESGRTEDLEELNVLFPALTWSPDNIRIALSSKSDGYDMIKIINTENDEEENLPFKLHGIESVSWSPDGKKIAFLGCSAKQSDIYVYNFETKELANITDDIFSEYVPSWSPDSKKIIFSSDRNGLTKNNFAQDGLSMSTLQNFQMDLYIYGVESQKIERVTDWQYSDEKQAVFSSNGDEIIFISDYNGIDNLYKKRITLTKNDSVGTILDTKCIPLTNSLNKIESISLSQDSKKLVFSAFYNAGFNIFLINNPFEMEEIKDIQFTKYMNQFYEEDIPQETLTENADLPEEETKFVLSDNAKKDSSSENNSKIFVGQIIDNKEEVKDSIRTDYTDFVFAKNDVFAKDAAEKKPELLFREKLDNNGDFLVNKYKVDFSPDLIYANAGYSSLYGVLGTTILSFSDVLGNHRLVGTTSLQIDLKNSDYGLAYYYLPERINFGIAAYHTARFVYLSGFFGSDLYRFRSYGGNLFASYPLNTFHRVETTLSILRVSKENLDFIEDPIEKATFIIPSISYIKDNVLWGYTSPIEGERYNLTLLGNPGFGKSDESFGTLTWDYRKYFRFFYDNGFAMRFSGGYSFGINAQRFFIGGTESWINRTFSTQDIPLSSASDFVFLTPALPLRGFNYAEQIGTKYSLVNLELRIPLIRYLLTGGIPLFFQNILGTAFIDAGSAWDDNSSLKFFKKSEEGKTITNDLLLGGGFGARLYFLFLWKFDVAWSYDAQNFSKPKYYISLGLDF from the coding sequence ACTAAACATTTTGATATTTATTTTTCTCAAGAAGGCGACGATGCCGCAGAATTTACGGCACAAGCTGCAGAACAATCTTTAGAAGATATTCAAAAAAAATTGAATTATCAGTTGAACAACAGAATATCACTAGTTGTTTATAATTCTCATAATGAATTTCAAGAAACAAATACTACCGATGGTTACTTATCCCAAGGAATTGGCGGATTTACAGAACCTTTTAAAAACAGAGTTGTCTTCCCTTTTGAAGGCTCATATAGCAAATATAAACATGTAATTCATCATGAACTGGTCCACGCGGTAATGCGCGATATGCTTTACGGCGGAACTATTCAAAATATAATAGCAAAAGGAATTACGCTTCAATTACCTACTTGGTATCATGAAGGCATGGCTGAATATTTGTCAAGCGGTTGGGAAACAAATTCCGATATGTTTATACGAGACGCAATTATTAATGAATATCTTCCCGATATAAATAGACTTGACGGATATTTTGCGTATCGAGGCGGACAAGCTTTATTCAAATATATTGCTGATACCTACGGCGAAGAAAAAATTGCTGACTTGCTTCAAAATATTAAAGGAAAAGGCAATGTTGTTGCGGGCTTTAAATCTTCTATAGGCATTGATCTAGAAGAATTAAACGATAAATGGAAAAAAGAAGTAAAAAGAAATTTCTGGCCAGAAATCGCTTCAAGAAAAGATCCCGATGAATTTGCCAAAAGATTGACTGATAATAAAAAACTTGGCGGATTTTATAATATAAGCCCGGCTATTTCCCCTCAAGGTGATAAAATTGTTTTTATTTCCGACCGAAATATTTATTTCGATGTTTATTTAATGAATTCATTTGACGGCGAAGAAATTAAGAAAGTAATTGAAAGCGGAAGAACTGAAGATCTTGAAGAATTAAATGTTTTATTTCCGGCATTGACTTGGTCGCCTGATAACATTAGAATTGCTCTTTCCAGTAAGTCCGATGGATACGACATGATTAAAATAATAAATACAGAAAATGATGAAGAGGAAAATTTACCGTTCAAACTTCATGGAATTGAATCCGTTAGTTGGTCGCCAGATGGGAAAAAAATTGCTTTTCTTGGCTGTAGCGCAAAACAATCTGATATTTATGTTTATAATTTTGAAACAAAAGAACTCGCAAACATTACTGATGATATTTTCAGCGAATATGTTCCAAGCTGGTCACCAGACAGTAAGAAAATAATTTTTTCCTCCGATAGAAACGGTTTAACAAAAAATAATTTTGCGCAGGACGGACTTTCTATGTCCACACTCCAAAATTTTCAAATGGATCTTTATATTTATGGTGTAGAATCACAGAAAATTGAACGGGTAACCGATTGGCAATACAGCGATGAAAAACAAGCCGTATTTTCATCAAATGGAGATGAAATTATATTCATTTCAGATTATAATGGAATTGATAATCTTTATAAAAAAAGAATTACTCTGACAAAAAATGATTCAGTAGGCACAATTTTAGATACAAAATGTATCCCGTTAACAAATTCGTTAAATAAAATTGAAAGTATTTCACTTTCACAAGATTCTAAAAAGTTAGTTTTCTCGGCATTTTATAACGCCGGATTTAACATATTTTTAATTAATAATCCTTTTGAAATGGAAGAGATAAAGGATATTCAATTCACAAAATACATGAACCAGTTTTATGAAGAAGATATTCCGCAAGAAACTTTAACCGAAAATGCAGATCTTCCGGAAGAAGAAACTAAATTTGTTCTTTCCGATAATGCAAAAAAAGATTCTTCTTCGGAAAATAATTCAAAAATATTTGTTGGTCAAATTATTGACAACAAAGAAGAAGTGAAAGATTCAATCCGAACTGATTACACAGATTTTGTTTTTGCAAAAAATGATGTGTTTGCTAAAGATGCTGCGGAGAAAAAACCGGAATTATTGTTTAGAGAAAAGTTGGATAATAACGGAGATTTTTTAGTAAATAAATACAAAGTTGATTTCTCTCCTGATTTAATTTACGCAAATGCTGGTTACAGTTCCTTATATGGCGTTCTGGGAACAACAATTTTATCTTTCAGTGATGTTTTAGGAAATCATAGATTAGTCGGCACAACTAGCTTACAAATAGATTTAAAGAACAGTGATTACGGTTTGGCTTATTATTACTTACCGGAAAGAATAAACTTTGGAATTGCAGCATACCATACAGCAAGATTTGTTTATCTTTCAGGATTTTTCGGAAGCGATTTATACAGGTTTAGAAGTTATGGCGGAAATCTTTTTGCGAGTTATCCATTAAATACATTTCATAGGGTTGAAACTACTTTAAGCATTTTAAGAGTTTCGAAAGAAAATTTAGATTTTATTGAAGACCCGATTGAAAAAGCAACTTTTATTATTCCTTCAATTAGTTATATTAAAGACAATGTACTTTGGGGCTATACTTCGCCTATTGAAGGTGAAAGATACAATTTAACATTATTGGGAAATCCAGGATTTGGAAAATCAGATGAAAGCTTCGGAACTTTAACTTGGGATTATAGAAAATATTTCAGATTTTTTTATGATAACGGTTTTGCGATGAGATTTTCAGGCGGCTATTCGTTTGGAATTAATGCACAAAGATTTTTTATCGGCGGTACAGAAAGTTGGATAAACAGAACTTTTTCAACACAAGATATTCCATTAAGTTCAGCATCCGACTTTGTATTCCTAACTCCTGCTCTTCCATTAAGAGGTTTTAATTATGCTGAACAAATAGGCACAAAATACTCGTTAGTAAACTTAGAATTACGAATTCCTCTAATAAGATATTTATTAACGGGCGGCATTCCATTGTTTTTCCAAAACATATTAGGAACCGCATTTATTGATGCCGGAAGTGCATGGGATGATAATTCAAGCTTAAAATTCTTCAAAAAGTCGGAAGAAGGAAAAACAATCACTAATGATCTATTACTAGGCGGAGGCTTTGGCGCAAGGTTGTATTTCTTATTCTTATGGAAATTTGATGTCGCGTGGTCTTATGACGCACAAAATTTTTCAAAACCAAAGTACTATATTTCTTTAGGTTTAGATTTTTAA
- a CDS encoding zinc ribbon domain-containing protein, whose protein sequence is MPTYDYKCSECNYTFEEFQKMTDEPLKVCPKCKGKVIRLIGSGSAPIFKGSGFYQTDYKKSTKPTESKTKTESGSVKDQVKETKTKKDN, encoded by the coding sequence ATGCCAACATATGATTATAAATGTTCTGAGTGTAATTACACTTTTGAAGAATTTCAAAAAATGACCGATGAGCCCTTAAAAGTTTGTCCTAAATGTAAAGGAAAAGTAATTAGACTTATTGGATCTGGTTCTGCTCCGATTTTTAAAGGATCAGGATTTTACCAAACGGATTATAAAAAATCTACCAAACCAACTGAAAGTAAGACTAAAACAGAAAGCGGTTCAGTAAAGGATCAGGTAAAAGAAACAAAAACAAAAAAAGATAATTAA
- a CDS encoding ribose-phosphate pyrophosphokinase, whose product MAAGGPKIFSGSSNPELAQKIANYIGIPLGGIDLKKFKDGEIWVKFKENIRGSDVYLVQSTHQPAENLLELLIMIDAAKRSSVATVTTVIPYFGYARQDRKDQPRVAITAKLIANLISVAGADRVITMDLHAAQIQGFFDIPSDHLYASPVFLDIFKNYPNDLVIVSADVGGIKLARSYAKRLNANLVVIDKRRPKQNQAEVMNIIGDVKDKDVLLVDDLIDTGGTFISAINALKANGANAIYGAVTHPVLSSDAIEKIENSEITKLYVTDSIPLKNKENLKKIFVRSASVLLAEAIRRTHNHESISSLFDIDKG is encoded by the coding sequence ATGGCTGCAGGCGGTCCCAAAATTTTTTCAGGTTCTTCCAATCCAGAATTAGCTCAAAAAATAGCTAATTATATTGGTATTCCTTTGGGTGGAATTGATCTTAAAAAATTTAAAGATGGTGAAATATGGGTTAAGTTTAAAGAGAATATTCGCGGTAGCGATGTGTATTTAGTTCAGTCGACTCATCAACCTGCTGAAAATCTTTTAGAATTATTAATTATGATCGATGCGGCAAAACGATCATCTGTTGCAACCGTAACGACCGTTATTCCTTATTTTGGTTATGCAAGACAAGATAGAAAAGATCAGCCGAGAGTTGCAATTACAGCAAAACTTATAGCAAATTTAATTTCGGTTGCCGGAGCTGATAGAGTAATTACTATGGATCTCCACGCCGCCCAAATTCAGGGATTTTTTGATATTCCATCGGATCATTTATATGCTTCGCCGGTATTTTTGGATATCTTTAAAAATTATCCAAACGATTTAGTTATAGTTTCTGCCGATGTTGGCGGAATTAAACTTGCAAGATCATATGCAAAAAGACTAAACGCAAACTTAGTAGTTATAGATAAAAGAAGACCAAAGCAAAATCAAGCAGAAGTAATGAATATTATTGGTGACGTAAAAGATAAAGATGTTCTGCTTGTAGATGATTTAATAGATACGGGAGGAACGTTTATTTCAGCTATCAACGCACTTAAAGCAAATGGAGCAAATGCAATATACGGTGCTGTAACACATCCTGTACTGTCTAGCGATGCAATAGAAAAAATTGAGAATTCTGAAATAACAAAACTATATGTTACAGATTCAATTCCGCTGAAGAATAAAGAAAATCTTAAAAAGATATTTGTTCGTTCAGCTTCAGTTCTATTAGCGGAAGCAATTAGAAGAACACATAATCACGAATCAATTAGCTCGCTATTTGATATTGATAAAGGTTAG
- a CDS encoding 50S ribosomal protein L25: protein MSDINITAKKRTKSTKGAVNKIRREGNVPGILYSKGSEPVNIFVEELSLKPVVYTSEVHLVNLKIEDQDSVRSILKDIQFDPLTDRIVHVDFQAVTLGKAIQLQLPISFIGSAVGVKEGGKLQQNLHKLDIQCLPKDIPQHLEVDITNLHIGNSILVGDLSFENIEILSAADTVVVSVTTIKETTDEKTDELQDTPKEPELISRGKAQEDSEG from the coding sequence ATGTCAGACATCAACATAACAGCGAAAAAAAGGACCAAATCAACTAAAGGAGCTGTTAATAAAATTAGAAGAGAAGGAAATGTTCCAGGTATTCTTTATTCAAAAGGGTCCGAACCTGTTAATATTTTCGTAGAAGAACTTTCACTTAAACCTGTTGTTTATACTTCGGAAGTTCATTTAGTTAATTTAAAAATTGAAGATCAAGATAGTGTGAGATCTATTCTTAAGGATATACAGTTTGATCCGCTGACAGATAGAATTGTGCATGTGGATTTTCAAGCAGTTACATTAGGGAAAGCAATTCAGCTACAATTGCCAATTTCTTTTATCGGTTCTGCTGTTGGCGTAAAAGAAGGCGGAAAACTTCAACAAAATTTACACAAGCTCGATATTCAATGTTTGCCAAAAGATATTCCACAGCATCTTGAAGTAGATATCACTAATCTCCATATAGGCAATTCTATTCTCGTTGGTGATTTATCTTTTGAAAATATTGAAATTTTAAGCGCAGCAGATACAGTTGTTGTTTCAGTAACAACAATTAAAGAAACAACAGATGAAAAGACTGATGAATTACAAGATACTCCAAAAGAACCTGAACTAATTAGCAGAGGAAAAGCTCAAGAAGATTCTGAAGGATAG
- a CDS encoding aminoacyl-tRNA hydrolase, which yields MRVLVGIGNPGRNYVGTRHNIGFYILDNFAHKLNLDFSPAKSDFWQVESSFDTFHFLLIKPTTYVNNSGLVIKYLLEKYDIKSDDILVIYDDVNLDLGNIRIRQSGSDGGHNGIKSIIYNLQNDKFPRIRFGINAEENDSDLADFVLSKFSNDEIKIIDNKLPLIYDLLKEFIFNGYGKMLDCYSKQTKNKTSNLSQNED from the coding sequence TTGAGGGTATTGGTTGGAATTGGAAATCCAGGACGAAATTATGTTGGTACTCGTCATAATATTGGATTTTACATTTTAGATAATTTTGCACATAAACTTAATCTTGATTTTTCTCCGGCAAAAAGTGATTTTTGGCAAGTGGAAAGTAGCTTTGATACTTTCCATTTTTTGTTAATAAAACCGACTACTTATGTAAATAATTCCGGACTTGTAATTAAATATTTGTTAGAAAAATATGATATCAAGTCTGACGATATATTAGTAATTTATGACGACGTTAACTTAGATTTAGGCAATATTAGAATTAGACAATCTGGCAGCGACGGCGGACATAATGGAATTAAATCCATAATCTATAATTTACAAAATGACAAATTTCCTCGAATCAGATTCGGAATTAATGCTGAAGAAAATGATTCCGATTTGGCGGATTTTGTTTTAAGTAAATTTTCTAATGATGAAATTAAAATAATAGACAATAAACTTCCGCTTATTTACGATCTTTTAAAAGAGTTTATATTTAATGGATACGGAAAAATGTTAGATTGTTATAGTAAACAGACAAAAAATAAAACTTCCAATTTATCTCAAAATGAGGATTAA
- a CDS encoding sodium-translocating pyrophosphatase produces MELLIYIIPFLGLSALAYSFYKNIWISKKSTGSEKMTKISEYIRDGAIAFLKTEYKVLFWVIIVVALLLAFSNAGNSDSSWLIAVSFIIGAFSSGLAGYLGMNAATKANVRTTEAAKIGLGQALEIAFSGGTIMGMNVVGLGVFGLGTLFIIYSNLNWDIVKIINVLSGFSLGASSIALFARVGGGIYTKAADVGADLAGKVYEGIPEDDHRNPATIADNVGDNVGDVAGMGADLFESYVGAIIGTMVLGAVFVTPDVPELKLEAVILPLVLAGAGIIFSILGSLLVKVKEGGNPQKALNLGEFGAAGMMLVASYFIITAMLPESWNYNNFEYTSLGVFFSTLIGLVAGTLIGIITEYYTGTDYKPVHKIAYQSLTGSATTIISGLGVGMSSTALPVIIISLGIIGAYEFANLYGIAIAALGMLSTTGIQLAVDAYGPISDNAGGIAEMAELPKEVRERTDKLDAVGNTTAAIGKGFAIGSAALTALALFSAFMHQAEIEVIDISKPIIMGGLFIGAMLPFLFSSMAMGAVGRAAREMIIEVGRQFREIPGLREGTAEAEYSKCVEISTKAAIKEMKLPGLMAILVPVVIGFISKEMLAGLLAGVTVSGVLMAIFQSNAGGAWDNAKKLIEGNLNIDGKIYGKGSEPHKASVVGDTVGDPLKDTSGPSLNILIKLMSVVSLVIAPLIK; encoded by the coding sequence ATGGAATTATTGATCTACATTATACCTTTTCTTGGTTTATCTGCTCTAGCTTATTCATTTTATAAAAATATCTGGATCTCAAAAAAGAGTACCGGTTCCGAAAAAATGACAAAAATCTCAGAATATATTAGAGATGGAGCCATCGCCTTTTTAAAGACTGAATATAAAGTTTTATTTTGGGTTATAATTGTTGTTGCATTACTACTTGCATTTTCAAACGCCGGAAATTCTGATTCGTCATGGCTGATTGCTGTTTCATTTATTATTGGAGCTTTCAGTTCGGGTTTAGCCGGTTATTTGGGAATGAATGCGGCAACAAAAGCCAATGTCAGAACCACCGAAGCAGCAAAAATTGGTTTAGGACAAGCATTGGAAATTGCTTTTTCTGGCGGTACCATTATGGGTATGAACGTTGTTGGATTGGGTGTATTTGGGTTAGGAACTTTATTTATTATTTATTCCAATTTAAATTGGGACATTGTTAAAATTATAAATGTATTGTCTGGTTTTTCGCTTGGAGCCTCCTCAATTGCACTTTTTGCAAGAGTAGGAGGAGGAATTTATACAAAAGCCGCGGATGTCGGCGCAGACCTTGCCGGTAAAGTTTATGAAGGTATTCCTGAAGACGATCATAGAAATCCGGCAACCATTGCAGATAATGTTGGTGATAATGTTGGTGATGTTGCTGGAATGGGCGCGGATTTATTTGAAAGCTATGTTGGTGCAATTATCGGTACTATGGTTTTAGGAGCAGTTTTTGTAACACCTGATGTACCTGAATTAAAATTGGAAGCAGTTATTTTACCGCTGGTTTTAGCCGGAGCAGGTATAATATTTTCCATTTTAGGATCGCTTTTAGTTAAGGTTAAAGAAGGCGGAAATCCTCAAAAAGCTTTAAATTTAGGTGAATTTGGCGCAGCTGGAATGATGTTAGTTGCCTCATATTTTATTATCACCGCAATGCTTCCAGAATCTTGGAATTACAATAATTTTGAATACACAAGTTTGGGAGTATTTTTTTCAACATTAATTGGATTGGTAGCAGGAACTTTAATTGGAATTATAACCGAATATTATACAGGAACTGATTACAAACCGGTTCATAAAATTGCTTATCAGTCTTTAACTGGCTCCGCAACCACAATTATTTCAGGATTGGGCGTCGGAATGAGTTCAACCGCATTGCCGGTGATCATCATTTCATTAGGAATTATTGGCGCTTATGAATTTGCAAATTTATACGGAATTGCAATAGCGGCGCTCGGAATGCTTTCTACTACAGGAATACAATTGGCAGTTGATGCTTACGGACCAATTTCTGATAATGCTGGCGGAATTGCGGAAATGGCTGAACTACCTAAAGAAGTTAGAGAAAGAACAGATAAATTAGATGCCGTTGGAAATACAACTGCTGCAATTGGAAAAGGTTTTGCCATTGGCTCGGCTGCTTTAACCGCATTGGCGTTATTTTCGGCTTTTATGCATCAAGCTGAAATTGAAGTTATTGACATTTCCAAACCCATAATAATGGGCGGTCTGTTTATCGGAGCAATGCTTCCCTTTTTGTTTTCTTCTATGGCAATGGGAGCGGTTGGAAGAGCGGCACGAGAAATGATTATTGAAGTAGGAAGACAATTTAGAGAAATACCCGGATTACGAGAAGGAACTGCCGAAGCTGAATATTCAAAATGTGTCGAAATCTCAACTAAAGCAGCCATAAAAGAGATGAAATTACCGGGGTTAATGGCAATTTTAGTCCCTGTTGTAATTGGTTTTATTTCTAAAGAAATGCTTGCAGGATTATTAGCTGGAGTTACAGTTTCAGGCGTTTTAATGGCAATTTTTCAATCAAATGCCGGAGGCGCTTGGGATAATGCAAAAAAACTTATTGAAGGAAATTTAAACATAGACGGAAAAATCTACGGAAAAGGATCAGAACCTCATAAAGCATCTGTTGTTGGAGATACGGTTGGTGATCCTCTAAAGGATACATCCGGTCCATCATTAAATATTTTAATCAAATTAATGTCTGTAGTTTCTTTGGTAATTGCGCCATTAATTAAGTAA
- the rpsF gene encoding 30S ribosomal protein S6 produces the protein MATRNYESVVILNATLEDPQIEEITKSIHHTIKTNGGEITDVENWGRKRLAYAINNSKSGYYLITRFIAAPSMISEFERSLKLDENVIRYLTISLDKKALEYLKTAANKKDEPEAEQVAEKTTVE, from the coding sequence ATGGCAACACGAAACTACGAGAGTGTTGTAATCTTGAATGCAACGCTTGAAGATCCCCAAATTGAAGAAATCACTAAATCAATTCATCATACCATCAAAACAAATGGCGGTGAAATAACTGATGTTGAAAATTGGGGTAGAAAAAGACTTGCTTACGCAATCAACAATTCAAAAAGTGGTTACTACTTAATAACTAGATTCATAGCAGCTCCATCAATGATTTCTGAATTTGAGAGATCGTTAAAACTCGATGAAAATGTTATAAGGTATTTGACCATTTCTTTAGACAAAAAAGCTTTAGAATACTTAAAAACTGCTGCAAACAAAAAAGATGAACCAGAAGCAGAACAAGTTGCAGAAAAAACAACAGTAGAATAA
- a CDS encoding single-stranded DNA-binding protein codes for MAELKMPELNNVIVAGNLTKDPIFRETSNNTPVANFHVAANRRYKDSNNQWQEDVCYVGVVAWNKLADSCKDRLKKGSAVLVDGELQSRTFKTEDGKNRTIVEIKAKRIQFLNKLGKSNEDFPDTASEDSDDSLIEDTSFDKFLNDEESNLINDDK; via the coding sequence ATGGCTGAATTGAAAATGCCTGAATTAAACAATGTAATTGTAGCTGGTAACTTAACAAAAGATCCAATATTTAGAGAAACATCGAACAATACCCCAGTCGCCAATTTTCATGTTGCTGCAAATAGAAGATATAAAGACAGCAATAATCAATGGCAGGAAGATGTTTGTTATGTTGGTGTTGTTGCTTGGAATAAATTAGCCGACAGTTGTAAAGATAGATTAAAAAAAGGAAGCGCGGTTCTTGTCGACGGCGAATTACAAAGCAGAACTTTCAAAACAGAAGACGGAAAAAACAGAACAATAGTAGAAATTAAAGCTAAAAGAATACAATTTTTAAATAAGTTGGGTAAATCAAACGAAGACTTTCCAGATACAGCAAGTGAAGATTCGGATGACAGCCTAATTGAAGATACATCATTTGATAAATTTTTAAATGATGAAGAATCAAATCTTATCAATGATGATAAATAA
- a CDS encoding 30S ribosomal protein S18 encodes MKNKKARRVIDEYIDYKDGKKLIKFISDQGKIIPRRITGLSAKQHRELVRAVKRARQVAILPFVSEAVK; translated from the coding sequence ATGAAAAATAAAAAAGCTCGCAGAGTTATTGATGAATACATCGATTACAAAGATGGAAAAAAATTAATAAAATTTATTTCTGATCAAGGTAAAATTATTCCAAGAAGAATTACAGGATTAAGCGCTAAACAACACAGAGAACTTGTTAGAGCTGTTAAAAGAGCAAGACAAGTTGCAATTTTACCATTCGTTTCAGAAGCAGTTAAGTAG
- a CDS encoding 50S ribosomal protein L9, with translation MKVILRKNYDQLGKIGDLVDVKDGFARNFLLPRQIAYIATQGNIRSLEEEKQQIAKKEVKELEAAKLLAVDLEKISITIPVKVGEEDRIFGSVTNQMIADALKEKKYDIDKRKIDLDEPIKALGIYSISIKLHPDVNAVVKTWVVRE, from the coding sequence ATGAAAGTAATACTAAGAAAAAATTATGACCAATTAGGTAAAATTGGCGATCTTGTTGATGTAAAAGACGGATTTGCCAGAAATTTTTTACTTCCAAGACAAATTGCATACATAGCAACACAAGGTAACATTAGATCTTTGGAAGAAGAAAAACAGCAAATTGCTAAAAAAGAAGTTAAAGAACTTGAAGCTGCAAAATTGCTTGCAGTCGATTTGGAAAAAATTTCTATCACAATTCCTGTAAAAGTTGGTGAAGAAGATAGGATTTTTGGTTCCGTTACAAACCAAATGATTGCAGACGCTCTTAAAGAAAAAAAATATGATATTGATAAAAGAAAAATTGATTTGGATGAACCAATTAAAGCTTTGGGAATTTACAGCATTAGTATAAAACTTCATCCCGATGTTAATGCGGTAGTAAAAACATGGGTTGTTAGAGAATAA